In Liquorilactobacillus nagelii DSM 13675, the following proteins share a genomic window:
- a CDS encoding PTS glucitol/sorbitol transporter subunit IIA yields the protein MVKTERVVFSTQVLEIGAEVNDFKTINMAILFGNEAPDALRSSCFIINVEPISDQIETGMKIRFDNQEYIITSVGNEVQHNLGRLGHTTISFTGKTEAKLPGTIYVSEKDYPVIKVGTKIQIVVE from the coding sequence ATGGTAAAGACAGAAAGAGTAGTTTTTTCAACACAAGTTCTTGAGATTGGTGCAGAAGTAAATGATTTTAAAACTATTAACATGGCAATTCTTTTTGGTAATGAAGCGCCAGATGCCTTGAGATCATCTTGTTTTATTATCAATGTAGAACCAATAAGCGATCAAATTGAGACTGGAATGAAAATAAGGTTTGATAATCAAGAGTATATTATTACCTCTGTTGGCAATGAAGTTCAACACAATCTTGGAAGATTAGGTCATACAACAATTAGCTTTACAGGAAAAACTGAAGCTAAACTTCCTGGGACAATCTATGTATCAGAAAAAGATTACCCGGTAATCAAAGTAGGAACAAAAATCCAAATTGTTGTGGAATAG
- a CDS encoding PTS glucitol/sorbitol transporter subunit IIB, with protein sequence MTKEYHSIKVVKGSGGWGGPLVITPTAQKHKFVYITGGNKPAIVDKIAKLTGMQAVDGFKTSIPDEETALAIVDCGGTLRCGIYPKKGIKTINVLPTGKSGPLAQFMNEGNYVSNVGIEQISLTDETMAENANEKVAGTDQGNVAETKFDNTKTLTAQTKDPGILTKIGLGAGKVVATFNQAGKDAVQTVINTIIPFMAFVALLIGIINGSGIGKVFANVMEPLAGNVWGLMILGFICSLPFLSPLLGPGAVIGQVIGTLIGVEIGKGHIPPQYALPALFAINTQNGCDFIPVGLGLAEAESKTVEVGVPSVLYSRFINGVPRVFVAWLASFGLYAK encoded by the coding sequence ATGACAAAAGAATATCACAGTATAAAAGTAGTTAAAGGTTCTGGTGGTTGGGGTGGACCACTTGTAATTACGCCAACAGCACAAAAACATAAATTCGTCTATATAACTGGTGGCAATAAACCCGCTATTGTCGATAAAATTGCTAAATTAACGGGGATGCAAGCAGTAGATGGTTTTAAGACGTCGATCCCTGATGAAGAAACAGCGTTGGCGATTGTTGATTGTGGTGGTACTTTACGCTGCGGCATCTATCCTAAAAAGGGAATTAAAACGATCAACGTGCTTCCGACAGGGAAAAGTGGACCATTAGCCCAATTTATGAATGAAGGTAACTATGTTTCTAACGTCGGAATTGAACAAATTAGTCTGACTGATGAGACTATGGCAGAAAACGCAAATGAAAAAGTAGCTGGAACTGATCAGGGAAATGTCGCAGAAACCAAATTTGATAATACTAAAACGTTGACAGCCCAAACAAAGGATCCTGGAATTTTAACTAAGATTGGTCTTGGAGCTGGTAAGGTCGTTGCTACATTTAATCAAGCTGGTAAAGATGCTGTCCAGACTGTGATTAATACCATTATTCCATTCATGGCTTTTGTGGCCCTACTGATTGGTATCATTAATGGGTCAGGAATTGGTAAAGTCTTTGCCAATGTAATGGAACCTTTAGCGGGGAATGTTTGGGGATTAATGATTTTAGGATTTATCTGCTCGCTGCCGTTTTTGTCACCATTACTTGGACCAGGGGCAGTTATTGGTCAAGTTATTGGGACGCTAATTGGGGTTGAGATTGGCAAAGGACATATTCCACCTCAGTATGCATTACCGGCACTTTTTGCTATTAATACTCAAAATGGATGTGACTTTATTCCGGTTGGTTTAGGTTTAGCTGAGGCGGAATCGAAAACGGTTGAAGTTGGAGTTCCTTCCGTTTTATATAGCCGCTTTATTAATGGGGTACCACGAGTATTTGTGGCATGGCTGGCAAGCTTTGGACTATATGCTAAATAG